ATCATCTAATCCACAATGGatgaaaactttggaagagaAGTTCCATAAGCTTCATGTTAAGATTGACTCCTACCCGCAAGCAGGATTCCGAGGAAATCAGTTTCCCCCTAGTTATGGGGTCGGTATACCTCGGTATAACTGGGCACAAAAAACCTCTAACAAACCATTACCTAACAAATACACCCTAAATAGGCCGGTCGACCTAGTTCGTCTTGGCAAATCCGTTCTTCGCTATGCAAAGACGAGACGGTACTCGGAGCAGCGATCCAAAGCTACTCGACCTTACGGTGAGGCACACAGTCCCAAAACAAATCAACCCGGCAATCAGTCTGTTAGCGCTGTCGCCTTGTGTGCTAATTCAACTATAACGATTCCCCCCACGACAGATGATTCGCACGGATTGTCAGAGGGATATGAAGATTATGTGGGCAGgagtaacctacatgtaggtgcagTCCGAACAAGACCGTACTACTGTGATACACAAAGTCTGTTGCCCGACGGTAACGAGCTGGGCGCTGACAATCCCAAGGGTGATATTCACGGGACCGCAACGGGTTCACCTGTAACAGACTCTGGATTCGACTTACCAGGGCTTTATGACGACTGTCAGCTACCTCTGACTGACAGACACGGAGATAGACGCAACCAGGGGGACGTTGTTGAAACGCGAGCGGTGGCAACCACCAATGGGACGTACCTGGACACTATAGCTCGTGCATTTTCTCCCAGCCCCTCTTGTTTCTCCCACCCTTCAACTTACAAGAGTTCCTGGAGACCCAAGTCGTCGCAGGCAGCGTCGGAAAGCGCGAGCTACCGAGTTCATAAGAACATACGCCCACGATCAGTCAAAATGCCAAGAAATGGCCGCAAGACCTCTGAAGCAAAACGAATCAACGTTCTACTTGGAATGTCCGAAGAAGCCAGATATGCAATTTCGGAAACCAAAAAAGAGATGGGTTCACAACCAAAGAGTGTCCTTGACAACGGACTCGGTCTGAGCGACGGCGATGGCGaaagtaacaacaacaacaaccgtcGTGGAAGGCTTCATTATAGCATAACCACGTCAGACAATTTGATTTCTTCGAAAGGACAAGATTTAAGAAATGATACAGCTGAAGGAGATTGTACTGATATTGGAGAAGGTGACGGGGTAGGTACTGGGAGCAACATGCATGAAAGTGTCCCATCTTCAGCCTCTGTCAACACAACAATTGGCGAGGATTCGAATTCCAGGAACATGTCGGTCACGTCAGTTGCTCAGGAAGATGGGAACGAGCTCAGCAAAAGGTTGCCGGCACTTTCGTCAAGTGGAGTGTCAGGAGCTAAAAGTTTAAACTACCTTCAGGTTAGGCAGCACAATGGCCTGAGTGCTGACAGTAGACACAAAATGCTTCGAAATATTTCCCGTGAGAAGACGTTCCAAATTACACCACCTGACTACGACGTGAGATTTCGGGAGATTCTCACGTGTGAAATCCCGGAGTCCGAGACCCCGCCTGCAGACATCAAAGCTCAAGCTGTGGCCAAGTGCTCAGAATGGCTCAACAAACGGTATATCACCAATTTTAGGGGTGGTAAGGAGAATGTATCGTGACGAGAAGTGTttacatatacttatatatacctaGGTCAGTATTTCCTATCTGTTCTTGGCCACGTCGGTTACGATCGCTTAAAACTGCCCACGGACAAAATgtcacaatattatatatttgatacaCGGTACATATTTGCGTACAAGTCAGGTATAGCAAACGTGAACATTTTGCTTCAAAGAACTTCTTGTTGTGAAAGTGAGAAAGAGGGAGAAAATTGATTAGGGAGCATAGGACTAAGTGTTTATTTACGCAGATAACTTCCAGGCTCCACCTCTTTCCAATGGACGCTGACTGGCGGACAAAGGACTCAGTGTTTATTTAGACTCAGATAACTTCCAGGCTTTACCTCTTTCCAGTGGACGTTGACTGGCGAGTATTTAGATTCAGATAATTCCAAGAATTTACCTCTTTCCAATGGACGTTGACTAGCGAGCAAAGGACTCAGTGTTCATTTAGACTCAGATAACTTTACTTCTTTACCTCTTTCTCATGTGACTCACAAAAACTGATTGTGTGTGAAGTACCTAGAACATTCCATAACTGACAAGGATTTTATTTTCTGCTCTTACATCACCGCATGTTGCATTCTATAcagtattcatgtatttataaccGATATGAAGATATTGTGCAATTTTCCAACAAAATAATGTCGAGAACTATTTTTCATGCATGACCTCTTGTATCTTTCCGTGACCAGTGATGATTATTTCCAGGCTCTGTGGTAAGTTTCCTACAATAACAAACATAACTGGCTTCATgcagtaagtgaaatactctttgtTTATATGCGGTATGACTGCAATCGAATTAGCATTTAACCGATCCACAACTCATAAACTCGTAGGTTGAACGGGAAGTTCATCATCATTTCACCAATTATCGAATCAGTGCTTGATTGCTGTTGACAAAGCGAGGCGAAACTCAGACAAGTTTATTTTCCTTAATGTCTGTCTATATTGATGACAGATTATCGTCAATGATCAACTCTCCTCTAGCCGTGGCCTACATGAGGACGACTCTTTGTGACGTTGTCATGACAACCCTCTTTATCTGTTTCCATATCTCACATTTATGACAAAAGGGTGAACCATTTAAATTTGTGTGATATTCATATGAATTTAGTCAGAACATTATAGTTTTGACTCAACTGTCTGTTTTATATCTGCGATATCATTGGATTTCAAACAAGTTTTGACTCAACTGTCTGTTTTATATCTGCGATATCATTGGAAGTCAAACAAGTTTTGACTCAACTGTCTGTTTTATATCTGCGATATCATTGGAATTCGAGATATATTCAAACAACTGTATCCACTAACTTTGAACGTTAGTTTTAATTCGAATTCCTTTTTTTTAGATCTGTGATATGCTGAAACAGTGCAAAAAATCgcaatatatatttttcactcACAGAGATTAATCTCGTCACAATTATAATTAACCTCGCTGATATAAATTAAAGATTTATTGAATGCAAAAGCAGGAAACAAAGCAGTGTtggtcttgttttgttttcatcgaTTACCATTTCCCTGGATTCGGGCATGCGCAATATCAGTACAATGTCAGAGTACGAGCATTTTGCCACGGAATTACTAGAATTCTGGGCTTGTGAGcttgttaatttttttccatcGAGTTTAATATCCAACTCAAACACAAATTATTCGATGGAAGCGATGAGCGGACACGCCTAAATTGGACAGTTTTGATACCATTATTTGTTAGGATGAGCCGTTATTGTCGGGGACCTAATCACCGTTATTGTCGGGGACCTAATCACCGTTATTGTCGGGGACCTAATCACCGTCACCGTTATTGTCGGGGACCTAATCACCGTTATTGTCGGGGACCTAATCAGGCCCGAGCGGCTCGGAACTGTGTATGCATTGGGCGACATATCGGTGTGTCTTTCCAGTGACGTTTGATGGAGGCACAGGTAtggacacaagaagacacctcCCTGATATTCGAGaacaaaagtaaaatatcataaaatcaCAGAATGGCGTTGCGATTAGGCGGTCGTGTTTATTGCTGTCACATCTATTGTAGAAATCAATGCATTTCTTTATGCCTATTTAAGCCCTTTCATAATTACTGCTTAAGGAAGCATTTCCACTTACAAGTAATTAAATTGGCAGTATTTGCGACGTCCTACAAAAATTTGATGTCGTCTTACACTCAGCCCACAGGTTAAGTGACCGGGCCTTCTCGAGAAATTGGACATCAAAATTTTCACCAACCGACATATGGGCAGACACACGGGCCAGTAATTCGACTGACCGACAGGCAAACAAAAGAGCGACTTATCGAACTGGGTGTCGCAGTTAGATAAACAAAGCCTTACAAAATTGCCACTCCCAGAATGATCATGATAAATACTTAGCGACTCTCGAATTCACTTACTCGACATGTCGTCAAAATGTCAATTGATTTTATGCACGAGATCGTGTCGACACATGCTCGACATTCCCTCCAAACTGTTAAATAACAGCTTATCAGCGTTGTTGAATGggactgttatatatgtacgcAATCCTTAACTTTACATTGTTTGGATAACCAATCAATAGGTTGACAAGAAATCGACCCTGGTGACAACGGAAAGGTAACTCGATTGACTGAGTTAATTGTGGACCATCCATGCCGCATGCACCCATGTCAAAGATTGAGCAGTGCATACATGTTGGAGCTAT
This DNA window, taken from Liolophura sinensis isolate JHLJ2023 chromosome 11, CUHK_Ljap_v2, whole genome shotgun sequence, encodes the following:
- the LOC135477845 gene encoding uncharacterized protein LOC135477845, which codes for MRIHGDFHSFRPMPRRRAALLGDNSHLATSLFSRPKASSHDVPQRPRQVSKSEMSTRSSNPQWMKTLEEKFHKLHVKIDSYPQAGFRGNQFPPSYGVGIPRYNWAQKTSNKPLPNKYTLNRPVDLVRLGKSVLRYAKTRRYSEQRSKATRPYGEAHSPKTNQPGNQSVSAVALCANSTITIPPTTDDSHGLSEGYEDYVGRSNLHVGAVRTRPYYCDTQSLLPDGNELGADNPKGDIHGTATGSPVTDSGFDLPGLYDDCQLPLTDRHGDRRNQGDVVETRAVATTNGTYLDTIARAFSPSPSCFSHPSTYKSSWRPKSSQAASESASYRVHKNIRPRSVKMPRNGRKTSEAKRINVLLGMSEEARYAISETKKEMGSQPKSVLDNGLGLSDGDGESNNNNNRRGRLHYSITTSDNLISSKGQDLRNDTAEGDCTDIGEGDGVGTGSNMHESVPSSASVNTTIGEDSNSRNMSVTSVAQEDGNELSKRLPALSSSGVSGAKSLNYLQVRQHNGLSADSRHKMLRNISREKTFQITPPDYDVRFREILTCEIPESETPPADIKAQAVAKCSEWLNKRYITNFRGGKENVS